A region of Thermus neutrinimicus DNA encodes the following proteins:
- a CDS encoding metal-binding protein — protein sequence MPSGRVHEAINLTLLGGGALAYLAYGGSPEDPRGLAFALAYLAGTFLLSPDLDLAEKGTRSQRRWGLLGLLWRPYGWLFRHRGLSHTWVLGPLTRLGYVVGLLLALGFLAQGLAKHLGMGFSLKLPSWPWEVWGFALLGYYLSQWLHLVADGIWPDHDLKRLRRPR from the coding sequence ATGCCCTCGGGGCGGGTGCATGAGGCCATCAACCTGACGCTCCTGGGCGGGGGGGCGCTGGCCTACCTGGCCTACGGGGGCTCCCCGGAGGACCCCCGGGGTTTGGCCTTCGCTCTGGCCTATCTGGCAGGCACCTTTCTCCTCTCCCCCGACCTGGACCTGGCGGAGAAGGGCACGCGGTCCCAGCGCCGCTGGGGCCTTTTGGGCCTTCTCTGGCGTCCTTACGGCTGGCTTTTCCGCCACCGGGGGCTTTCCCACACCTGGGTGCTGGGGCCCTTGACCCGCCTGGGGTACGTGGTGGGCCTCCTCTTGGCCCTGGGGTTCCTGGCCCAGGGGCTTGCCAAGCACCTGGGGATGGGGTTTTCCCTAAAACTTCCCTCCTGGCCCTGGGAGGTGTGGGGCTTCGCCCTTTTGGGCTACTACCTTTCCCAGTGGCTCCACCTGGTGGCGGACGGCATCTGGCCCGACCACGACCTCAAGCGCTTGCGGCGGCCAAGGTGA
- a CDS encoding TlpA family protein disulfide reductase, whose amino-acid sequence MLKPRIGVVGLLLLGLAFAVQPGQRLPEFALLDPKGNLVTPATMRKPAVIVFWASWCPVCKAEFPGLHQVAEETKVPFYVISREPKDTKEVVLEYMRAFPRFIPLLASDKDRPHEVANRFKVVGQPWTFVVDAEGKVVALFAGRAGREALLDALLLAGVELP is encoded by the coding sequence ATGCTAAAGCCACGGATAGGGGTAGTGGGTCTCTTGCTTCTGGGCCTGGCTTTTGCGGTGCAGCCGGGCCAGCGCCTGCCCGAGTTTGCCCTTTTGGATCCCAAGGGGAACCTCGTCACCCCCGCCACCATGAGGAAGCCCGCGGTCATCGTCTTCTGGGCCAGCTGGTGCCCGGTGTGCAAGGCGGAGTTCCCAGGGCTCCACCAGGTGGCGGAGGAAACCAAGGTGCCCTTCTACGTGATCAGCCGGGAGCCCAAGGACACCAAGGAGGTGGTGCTGGAGTACATGAGGGCCTTTCCCCGGTTCATTCCCTTGCTGGCCTCGGACAAGGACCGGCCCCACGAGGTGGCCAACCGCTTCAAGGTGGTGGGCCAGCCCTGGACCTTCGTGGTGGACGCCGAGGGCAAGGTGGTGGCCCTGTTCGCCGGGCGGGCTGGGCGAGAGGCCTTGCTAGACGCCCTCCTCCTGGCCGGGGTGGAGCTGCCATAG